From a single Lytechinus pictus isolate F3 Inbred unplaced genomic scaffold, Lp3.0 scaffold_19, whole genome shotgun sequence genomic region:
- the LOC129283063 gene encoding uncharacterized protein LOC129283063 isoform X1, with amino-acid sequence MPKQGWTSLEPSSSSEENQKEPSTKEKIEELKSKEKDMEPENLEEMKQWLQHNNSPIPKVVEFMKKTALKRQEEIHSEKKSTLHDIELQWPRLFDVPNMIDGDFRAVHGDVSDRLIMKWTQELAKKLLQYGEKQSPQVQADIDDQSAQDAGLTALPLILPTGKLSNAKKSRATVKEAMESFIDFQPIGTNLPQYLDGLMSKRRQPFVLALGPQKAPAQYFAVVEGRALKQDSLLKAVDVCFKLFYVLDLEYPSACYTTWEFIQKVLYQVNAKDRNTSSCVRSLRTYVLHT; translated from the exons ATGCCAAAGCAAGGGTGGACATCTTTGGAACCTTCAAGTTCAAGTGAGGAGAACCAGAAAGAACCATCAACCaaggaaaaaattgaagaacTAAAATCTAAAG AAAAAGATATGGAGCCGGAGAACTTGGAAGAAATGAAGCAATGGCTTCAACATAATAATAGCCCTATCCCTAAAGTGGTGGAATTCATGAAGAAGACTGCACTGAAAAGACAAGAAGAAATTCACTCAGAGAAGAAATCTACCCTGCATGACATCGAGTTGCAATGGCCTCGACTCTTTGATGTCCctaacatg ATAGATGGTGATTTCAGAGCAGTTCATGGGGATGTGTCTGACAGATTAATCATGAAATGGACTCAAGAACTGGCAAAAAAACTACTGCAGTATGGAGAAAAGCAAAGTCCACAAGTGCAAGCCG ATATAGATGATCAAAGTGCACAGGATGCAGGTCTGACAGCACTGCCCTTGATACTGCCTACAGGAAAACTGTCAAACGCAAAGAAATCCAGGGCTACGGTGAAAGAAGCAATGGAGTCCTTCATTGATTTTCAGCCG aTAGGGACAAACCTCCCTCAATACTTGGATGGACTCATGTCAAAGAGGCGGCAACCATTTGTCCTGGCCCTTGGCCCACAGAAAGCGCCAGCACAATATTTTGCTGTGGTTGAGGGCCGTGCCCTTAAGCAAGACAGCCTTCTGAAGGCTGTTGATGTGTGTTTCAAGTTGTTTTATGTACTTGACCTGGAGTATCCATCTGCGTGCTATACTACATGGGAGTTTATTCAAAAAGTTCTGTACCAGGTAAATGCCAAAGACAGGAACACCTCCTCCTGTGTGAGGTCATTAAGGACATATGTCCTTCATACTTAA
- the LOC129283063 gene encoding uncharacterized protein LOC129283063 isoform X2, whose amino-acid sequence MPKQGWTSLEPSSSSEENQKEPSTKEKIEELKSKEKDMEPENLEEMKQWLQHNNSPIPKVVEFMKKTALKRQEEIHSEKKSTLHDIELQWPRLFDVPNMIDGDFRAVHGDVSDRLIMKWTQELAKKLLQYGEKQSPQVQADDQSAQDAGLTALPLILPTGKLSNAKKSRATVKEAMESFIDFQPIGTNLPQYLDGLMSKRRQPFVLALGPQKAPAQYFAVVEGRALKQDSLLKAVDVCFKLFYVLDLEYPSACYTTWEFIQKVLYQVNAKDRNTSSCVRSLRTYVLHT is encoded by the exons ATGCCAAAGCAAGGGTGGACATCTTTGGAACCTTCAAGTTCAAGTGAGGAGAACCAGAAAGAACCATCAACCaaggaaaaaattgaagaacTAAAATCTAAAG AAAAAGATATGGAGCCGGAGAACTTGGAAGAAATGAAGCAATGGCTTCAACATAATAATAGCCCTATCCCTAAAGTGGTGGAATTCATGAAGAAGACTGCACTGAAAAGACAAGAAGAAATTCACTCAGAGAAGAAATCTACCCTGCATGACATCGAGTTGCAATGGCCTCGACTCTTTGATGTCCctaacatg ATAGATGGTGATTTCAGAGCAGTTCATGGGGATGTGTCTGACAGATTAATCATGAAATGGACTCAAGAACTGGCAAAAAAACTACTGCAGTATGGAGAAAAGCAAAGTCCACAAGTGCAAGCCG ATGATCAAAGTGCACAGGATGCAGGTCTGACAGCACTGCCCTTGATACTGCCTACAGGAAAACTGTCAAACGCAAAGAAATCCAGGGCTACGGTGAAAGAAGCAATGGAGTCCTTCATTGATTTTCAGCCG aTAGGGACAAACCTCCCTCAATACTTGGATGGACTCATGTCAAAGAGGCGGCAACCATTTGTCCTGGCCCTTGGCCCACAGAAAGCGCCAGCACAATATTTTGCTGTGGTTGAGGGCCGTGCCCTTAAGCAAGACAGCCTTCTGAAGGCTGTTGATGTGTGTTTCAAGTTGTTTTATGTACTTGACCTGGAGTATCCATCTGCGTGCTATACTACATGGGAGTTTATTCAAAAAGTTCTGTACCAGGTAAATGCCAAAGACAGGAACACCTCCTCCTGTGTGAGGTCATTAAGGACATATGTCCTTCATACTTAA